A single window of Sporosarcina sp. 6E9 DNA harbors:
- a CDS encoding response regulator transcription factor: MIKILLVDDHEMVRIGVSAYLKIQPDMEVVGEAVNGVEAVEKALELRPDIILMDMVMPGMNGAEATKVIIDQWPEAKIMIVTSFLDDDKVYPALEAGAISYILKTSNAKRIAEAIRETLKGQTVLEPEVTTKMMKRMRVGHQSSPHEQLTERELEVLLHISKGKTNQEIADELFIAVKTVKTHVSNLLSKLEVQDRTQAVIYAFQHDLVK; the protein is encoded by the coding sequence TTGATTAAGATTTTATTGGTCGATGATCATGAAATGGTTCGTATCGGTGTTTCCGCATACTTGAAAATTCAACCTGATATGGAAGTTGTCGGGGAGGCTGTTAATGGAGTTGAGGCGGTCGAAAAAGCGCTTGAATTACGACCAGACATTATATTAATGGATATGGTCATGCCTGGCATGAACGGGGCCGAGGCGACCAAAGTGATTATTGATCAATGGCCAGAAGCGAAAATTATGATTGTTACTAGCTTTTTGGACGATGATAAAGTGTATCCCGCACTGGAAGCAGGTGCAATTAGCTACATTTTAAAAACATCGAATGCAAAACGGATTGCAGAAGCCATTCGTGAAACACTTAAAGGCCAGACTGTGTTGGAGCCGGAAGTCACAACAAAAATGATGAAGCGAATGCGCGTTGGCCATCAATCGTCGCCACATGAGCAGTTAACGGAACGGGAACTTGAAGTATTGCTTCATATTTCAAAAGGAAAAACAAACCAAGAAATCGCAGATGAGTTATTCATCGCTGTTAAAACAGTAAAAACGCATGTGAGTAATTTATTATCCAAATTAGAAGTGCAAGATCGAACGCAAGCGGTAATCTATGCGTTTCAACATGATTTAGTAAAATAA
- a CDS encoding DinB family protein, protein MNFARLYTLGRLEQSVDAEWDTQPTGFSNTIRWNAGHICVTLEYFVHLVDAEYEIVNADWIPLFVRGSSPAIWEGDIPSNEEVIAALTAQTPRLTKVLAGTLEEPLENPINFGQHTIKTIDSLILFTIWHEGLHTGIIDGLNRATVI, encoded by the coding sequence TTGAATTTCGCGCGTTTGTATACGTTAGGTCGTCTGGAACAATCAGTTGATGCTGAGTGGGATACGCAACCGACTGGATTTAGTAATACAATACGGTGGAACGCCGGACATATCTGTGTGACGTTAGAGTATTTTGTACATCTAGTAGATGCAGAATATGAGATTGTAAATGCCGACTGGATTCCGCTTTTTGTAAGAGGGTCTTCGCCTGCAATATGGGAAGGGGATATTCCTTCAAACGAAGAAGTCATTGCTGCATTGACAGCACAAACCCCACGTCTAACGAAAGTACTTGCGGGGACACTCGAAGAACCATTAGAAAATCCGATAAATTTTGGTCAACATACGATCAAGACAATCGATTCGTTAATCTTATTTACGATTTGGCATGAAGGTCTGCACACAGGAATAATCGATGGATTAAATCGTGCCACAGTCATATAA
- a CDS encoding CPBP family intramembrane glutamic endopeptidase has translation MIKGLIFALASTLFLLWIEQGIEVSYVWKTMAKIILFLVIPLIVFRKTKLTFLELKKTGRTSLRIAFFSGLVIMFVIIAAFILLMPSIDIDSLLLDLNERAGVTASVFPFVALYILIGNSLLEEFFFRGLLPSFFKHKFYRLLIPSLLFAVYHIAIFLPWFSLPILLLAVIGLWVGGFIFQWVNERSGTILPSWIIHMFADIGVLLVGVYIFYFY, from the coding sequence ATGATAAAGGGACTTATATTCGCTTTGGCTAGTACTCTATTTTTACTTTGGATTGAACAAGGAATAGAAGTTTCGTATGTTTGGAAAACGATGGCAAAAATTATTCTTTTTCTTGTTATTCCACTAATCGTATTCAGGAAAACAAAACTAACTTTTCTGGAATTAAAAAAGACAGGCCGGACAAGCTTACGGATCGCATTTTTTTCCGGTCTTGTTATCATGTTCGTAATTATCGCAGCCTTTATTTTACTCATGCCTTCTATTGATATTGATTCGCTACTTTTAGACTTAAATGAACGAGCAGGTGTGACTGCCTCTGTATTTCCTTTTGTTGCACTTTACATTCTAATCGGGAATTCACTTTTAGAAGAGTTTTTCTTTCGCGGATTGTTGCCGAGCTTCTTTAAGCATAAGTTTTACAGGTTGTTAATCCCTTCCCTACTTTTCGCAGTCTATCATATCGCAATCTTTTTACCTTGGTTCAGCTTACCAATTCTCCTACTTGCTGTAATCGGTTTATGGGTTGGCGGTTTCATATTCCAATGGGTGAATGAGCGGAGCGGAACCATCTTACCCTCATGGATCATTCATATGTTTGCGGATATCGGCGTTCTATTAGTTGGGGTTTATATATTTTATTTCTATTAA
- a CDS encoding mechanosensitive ion channel, translating into MSDFTMQGYLSWLPDLLIGLLILLVGFIVAKVVQGAVYKLLRKFRMNERLGTTESKWNIEKIISKVVFWGIMLLALIMFFNVMNMSLIATPFVSIYSGFAGAILGILKAALILFIAWILALVVKKFILMAGNKLNLNKYFVKAGVSAEEANKSKWIDNASNIAFYLILLLFMPAVLHALGLSGVSGPFEGLLQGFLNFIPKLVGAAIIFAVGFIVAKIIRVVLTKFLESIGTDRFANKLKLSSFLKGTSLSQLVGTIVFILIMIPVTISSLEALDLRGISEPAIGMLHDVVGMIPKIIIAVVLVLVGVLLAKWIKGVVVSLLENLGVNSLFGKMGVRSVKPSMPSLAEIIGTIVQIVVILLFVVEALQVVNLHFMVTLATGIFAYLPLVLAAVVILAVGFWLANLAERFVGSVMTKPSGAPHVLRYVAKYAILAFAFFMALSQLGIAPAIINAAFILILGGVALAFGLAFGLGGREHASRYLSEMETSLSGAEVSKEKWEQEKAEAKNEIKDVVNKAEVDPKNSTPRQDASYNEPKPGERYPFEGEGNNDDPLIP; encoded by the coding sequence ATGTCAGACTTTACAATGCAAGGATATTTAAGTTGGTTGCCTGATTTATTAATTGGCTTACTAATTTTACTTGTTGGATTCATTGTTGCGAAGGTTGTCCAAGGAGCGGTTTACAAGCTTCTGCGTAAATTTCGCATGAATGAACGTCTTGGAACCACAGAATCGAAATGGAATATCGAAAAGATTATTAGTAAAGTTGTATTTTGGGGTATCATGCTACTCGCATTGATTATGTTCTTTAATGTTATGAATATGAGCCTAATTGCAACACCGTTTGTTTCAATTTATTCAGGGTTTGCGGGTGCTATTCTGGGTATTTTAAAAGCAGCACTCATTTTATTTATTGCTTGGATTCTCGCACTTGTCGTGAAGAAATTCATCCTCATGGCGGGGAACAAGTTAAATCTTAATAAGTATTTTGTGAAAGCCGGTGTATCTGCTGAGGAAGCAAATAAGTCGAAATGGATTGATAATGCCTCCAATATTGCATTTTATCTAATACTGCTCTTATTCATGCCAGCTGTCTTGCATGCGTTGGGATTAAGCGGTGTGAGTGGTCCATTTGAAGGATTACTACAAGGATTTTTAAACTTTATACCAAAATTGGTCGGAGCAGCAATTATTTTTGCAGTAGGGTTTATCGTTGCAAAGATTATCCGCGTTGTTTTAACGAAATTCTTGGAATCAATTGGAACAGATCGCTTTGCAAATAAATTAAAGCTATCTTCATTTTTAAAAGGAACAAGCCTTTCACAATTAGTTGGAACGATTGTGTTCATACTCATCATGATTCCGGTTACGATTTCCTCACTTGAAGCACTTGACTTACGAGGGATTTCAGAACCAGCCATTGGCATGTTACATGATGTTGTTGGTATGATACCGAAAATCATAATTGCAGTCGTACTTGTGTTGGTTGGCGTATTGCTTGCGAAATGGATTAAAGGTGTTGTTGTATCACTGCTTGAAAATTTAGGTGTCAATTCATTGTTCGGCAAAATGGGCGTTCGTTCTGTAAAACCTTCTATGCCGTCGCTAGCAGAGATTATAGGAACAATTGTACAAATTGTCGTCATTTTGTTGTTCGTTGTTGAAGCATTGCAAGTTGTAAATTTACACTTCATGGTGACATTAGCTACCGGCATATTTGCATACTTGCCGCTGGTTTTAGCAGCAGTCGTGATTCTAGCTGTTGGCTTCTGGTTAGCGAATCTTGCTGAACGTTTTGTTGGTAGTGTGATGACAAAACCATCCGGTGCACCGCATGTTCTACGATATGTTGCGAAATATGCAATTCTAGCATTTGCCTTCTTCATGGCACTAAGTCAGCTTGGAATTGCACCAGCGATTATCAATGCGGCGTTTATTCTCATACTCGGAGGCGTTGCACTCGCATTTGGTCTTGCATTTGGTCTAGGCGGCCGAGAGCATGCTTCACGATACTTATCAGAAATGGAAACTAGCTTATCGGGTGCTGAAGTTTCAAAAGAAAAATGGGAACAAGAAAAAGCCGAAGCTAAAAACGAGATTAAAGATGTTGTAAATAAAGCGGAAGTTGACCCGAAAAACTCAACTCCAAGACAAGACGCTTCATATAATGAACCGAAACCGGGCGAGAGATACCCGTTTGAAGGCGAAGGAAACAATGACGATCCACTAATACCATAA
- a CDS encoding HAMP domain-containing sensor histidine kinase yields the protein MKNNKIQLFIWALLAALLLIAIPSAVQFSPAYIGKTYFDTEDFQREMDSFYNMLGPAVLNPLDVEEAKKKIPVTSDEIEEHRNYYGTLSDQLTNLHDQYEEQVNEAKSSGNKKLEAALIKERDMKVADVEKNFESDEHVEAKIRAEKEIVLEKYINELKGTELSLFPIAYHLTDAETGEIFSSGSVTVKSVYKKVFNQEEGLFKANSIPRNHYTEGPPAILDGLDEMTNGNPSLFNNQVKTFEGEVIVPNTALASGYLNSQVTEFNKRKYASYAMWIVGLLTAVVLFTLVKFRKEWVTNTSFDARYDNLKIDMKAGLFFLSILITTEIIYRKAQPSHYFQIYSGNLLVHGSWLVIFAIAIAAIAFQFVNCVDRWKHKEVLETDIASSYVVKFFRSLQEIFLEKTIGIQTFILLIGFFLAGIGFTFMFFDPIFLVIYAICVMFFGLPVLYIFMRRSAYLNRIIIATEKMAQGRLQDEIRIEGKSPLSNHAKNLNNLREGVKVSMTEQAKSERLKTELITNVSHDLRTPLTSIITYTDLLKSPQLTEEERHKYVDILDKKSQRLKTLIEDLFEVSKMASGNLELHKQRVDLTQLLQQALAEHADDILATGLDFRVNLPDTEIVANVDGQRWWRVLDNLIVNAIKYSMPGTRVYITLKSAGDLAKFELKNISKYELNENGDELFERFKRADTSRHTDGSGLGLAIAQSIVDMHEGEMKIDVDGDLFKVTVFVPLI from the coding sequence ATGAAGAATAATAAAATCCAGCTTTTTATCTGGGCACTACTCGCGGCCTTGCTATTAATAGCCATACCCTCGGCAGTGCAATTTTCGCCCGCTTATATTGGGAAAACCTATTTCGATACAGAAGACTTTCAAAGGGAAATGGATAGTTTTTATAATATGCTGGGGCCTGCGGTTTTAAACCCACTTGATGTTGAAGAAGCCAAAAAGAAAATTCCAGTTACAAGTGATGAAATAGAGGAACATCGCAATTATTATGGTACTCTTTCCGATCAACTGACCAATCTTCATGACCAGTACGAGGAACAAGTGAATGAAGCTAAGTCATCGGGGAATAAAAAACTTGAAGCCGCATTAATCAAAGAACGAGATATGAAAGTCGCTGATGTTGAGAAGAATTTCGAAAGTGATGAGCATGTTGAAGCCAAAATTCGAGCAGAAAAAGAAATTGTTTTAGAAAAATATATAAATGAACTTAAGGGTACTGAACTGTCACTTTTTCCGATAGCCTATCATCTAACGGACGCGGAAACTGGTGAAATATTTTCATCCGGTAGTGTAACTGTGAAATCAGTATACAAAAAGGTGTTTAATCAAGAGGAAGGATTATTCAAAGCGAATTCCATTCCACGTAATCACTACACCGAAGGGCCGCCCGCTATTTTAGATGGGCTCGATGAAATGACGAATGGCAATCCGTCCTTATTTAACAACCAAGTGAAGACATTCGAAGGGGAAGTTATTGTCCCAAATACTGCATTAGCTTCTGGTTATTTGAATAGCCAAGTGACAGAATTTAATAAAAGGAAATATGCATCCTATGCAATGTGGATAGTAGGATTACTAACAGCGGTCGTTTTATTTACCCTAGTTAAGTTTAGAAAAGAATGGGTAACAAACACAAGTTTCGATGCGCGCTACGATAACTTGAAAATAGACATGAAAGCTGGTTTGTTCTTCTTGTCTATCCTAATTACGACCGAAATTATTTATCGGAAAGCACAACCTAGCCATTACTTCCAAATCTATTCTGGAAATTTACTTGTACATGGTAGTTGGCTCGTCATTTTCGCAATCGCAATCGCGGCCATTGCGTTTCAGTTTGTCAATTGTGTTGATCGATGGAAGCATAAAGAGGTACTAGAAACAGATATAGCAAGCAGTTACGTTGTGAAGTTTTTTAGGTCCCTACAGGAAATCTTCCTGGAAAAAACCATTGGCATTCAAACGTTTATCTTGCTCATTGGATTTTTTCTAGCAGGCATTGGTTTCACTTTTATGTTTTTTGATCCAATATTTCTTGTCATTTACGCAATATGTGTCATGTTTTTTGGTTTACCAGTACTCTATATTTTCATGAGACGCTCAGCTTACTTAAACCGAATTATTATTGCGACAGAAAAAATGGCGCAAGGACGCCTACAAGATGAAATTAGGATTGAAGGAAAGTCACCTCTTTCCAATCACGCAAAAAATCTGAACAACCTGCGCGAAGGCGTAAAAGTATCGATGACAGAGCAAGCGAAAAGTGAACGGTTAAAAACCGAACTCATCACCAACGTGAGTCATGATTTACGCACACCGCTTACATCGATCATTACGTACACGGATTTATTGAAATCACCGCAATTAACAGAGGAAGAACGTCATAAATATGTAGATATCCTTGATAAAAAATCACAACGATTGAAAACATTAATCGAAGACTTGTTTGAAGTATCGAAAATGGCCAGCGGAAACTTAGAACTTCATAAACAACGAGTCGATTTGACGCAATTACTCCAACAGGCACTAGCGGAACATGCGGATGATATTTTAGCAACCGGCCTTGATTTCCGGGTGAACTTACCGGACACTGAAATTGTTGCAAATGTTGATGGCCAAAGATGGTGGCGTGTTCTAGATAATTTAATCGTCAATGCGATCAAATATTCGATGCCCGGTACTCGCGTTTACATTACGCTAAAATCAGCGGGAGACTTAGCAAAGTTCGAACTGAAAAACATCTCCAAGTATGAATTAAATGAGAACGGTGATGAACTATTCGAACGCTTTAAACGTGCAGATACATCGCGTCATACAGACGGCTCAGGTCTCGGTCTTGCAATCGCCCAATCCATTGTCGATATGCATGAAGGTGAAATGAAAATCGATGTAGATGGGGATTTATTTAAAGTAACTGTATTCGTTCCACTCATTTAA
- a CDS encoding response regulator transcription factor translates to MAKFTILVADDDQEIRDGIEIYLKNEGYEVLKAADGKEALELLGSQTVHLLILDIMMPNMDGITATFKIREEKNIPIIMLSAKAEDSDKIHGLSVGADDYVTKPFHPMELMARVKSQLRRYVQFGTYEGSQKTIVIDGLSLDEEAKEITVDGVGVKLTPIEYKITELLMKNAGRVFSINEIYERVWNEQAYNAENIVAVHIRKIREKIEADPKNPRYVKVVWGIGYKIEK, encoded by the coding sequence ATGGCTAAATTTACAATCCTTGTCGCGGATGACGACCAAGAGATTCGAGATGGCATTGAAATATATTTGAAAAATGAAGGGTATGAGGTGCTGAAGGCAGCAGATGGCAAAGAGGCGCTTGAACTTCTAGGTTCACAAACAGTACATCTACTTATTCTTGATATTATGATGCCGAATATGGATGGGATTACAGCAACATTCAAAATAAGGGAAGAGAAAAATATCCCGATTATAATGTTAAGTGCCAAGGCGGAAGACTCCGATAAAATACACGGTTTATCAGTAGGTGCCGATGATTACGTAACAAAACCTTTCCATCCAATGGAATTAATGGCCCGTGTCAAATCGCAATTACGTCGTTATGTTCAATTTGGCACATACGAAGGTTCTCAAAAGACGATTGTCATTGATGGACTTTCACTTGATGAAGAAGCAAAAGAAATCACGGTTGATGGGGTTGGTGTAAAACTAACGCCGATTGAATATAAAATAACTGAATTACTGATGAAAAATGCAGGACGTGTTTTTTCGATCAATGAAATTTACGAACGCGTTTGGAACGAACAGGCATACAATGCTGAAAATATCGTTGCGGTTCATATTCGGAAAATCCGTGAAAAGATTGAGGCAGATCCAAAAAATCCGCGATATGTGAAAGTGGTGTGGGGTATTGGCTACAAAATCGAGAAGTAA
- a CDS encoding EamA family transporter codes for MSQRLSYCLVLLGAVLWGTTGTAQTFMPQTIHPLAVGASRLAVGGFTLLAILLIMRKIDFRNWPWRPTIYAAISMAVFQYLFFSSVRLTGIAIGTVVIIGSAPVFSGFIEWLVLKRRPNGVWMIATLLAIVGCALLFIKNDGIAVNPIGVTMSLGAGLLFAFYALVNKEVLEKTEAIPAVAVIFSMSALMLLPFLLRFDTEGLLTGSGIAVVIYLGIATTSVAYILFSTGLKRIPSSSAVTLSLAEPLTAALLSVFIVGERLILTSWIGIVMLLGGILVLTMSRRKTKESHVACE; via the coding sequence TTGTCACAACGTCTTTCATATTGTCTAGTTTTGTTAGGGGCTGTGCTTTGGGGGACAACGGGAACAGCTCAAACGTTCATGCCGCAAACAATTCATCCACTAGCGGTAGGGGCCTCAAGACTCGCGGTGGGTGGTTTCACATTATTAGCTATTTTACTGATCATGCGAAAAATAGATTTTCGAAACTGGCCGTGGCGTCCCACGATATATGCTGCAATTTCGATGGCTGTCTTCCAGTATTTGTTTTTCTCTTCTGTAAGACTAACTGGAATTGCGATTGGGACGGTTGTGATCATTGGAAGCGCACCCGTTTTTTCAGGATTTATAGAATGGCTTGTATTGAAACGTCGCCCAAATGGCGTATGGATGATTGCGACGTTACTCGCAATTGTTGGATGCGCCTTGCTCTTTATAAAAAATGATGGAATCGCCGTCAATCCAATTGGCGTGACAATGTCGCTCGGCGCTGGACTATTATTTGCGTTTTATGCACTTGTCAATAAAGAAGTCCTTGAAAAAACGGAAGCTATTCCCGCCGTTGCAGTCATCTTTTCAATGAGTGCACTTATGTTACTGCCATTTCTTTTACGATTTGACACGGAGGGGCTGCTGACTGGAAGCGGAATTGCAGTGGTCATCTACCTTGGAATCGCAACGACGAGCGTTGCCTATATTCTATTTTCAACGGGGCTGAAACGCATACCTTCCTCATCTGCCGTAACGCTTTCACTTGCAGAACCGCTCACAGCGGCTTTGCTAAGTGTTTTTATTGTAGGAGAGCGCTTAATTTTAACCTCATGGATTGGAATTGTCATGCTGCTCGGCGGGATTTTGGTTTTAACAATGAGTAGACGAAAAACAAAAGAAAGCCATGTCGCGTGTGAATGA
- a CDS encoding QueT transporter family protein encodes MNVRTMATSGVIAALYVAVTFLIVPFGFMLVQFRVSEIFNHLVVFNKKYIFGIVIGVLVANFLFSPILVDVVFGVFHSLLALSITIISAKFIKGIIKRMLVNTAVFTILMIIIAYQLKIFADIPDYNGIPFLSVYLILALGEFIIMAIGVPIMYALNKRLDFKKLI; translated from the coding sequence ATGAACGTTAGAACTATGGCTACGAGTGGTGTTATTGCCGCTTTGTATGTGGCTGTTACATTTTTGATCGTCCCTTTCGGATTTATGCTCGTTCAATTTCGAGTTTCAGAGATATTTAATCATCTCGTTGTTTTTAATAAAAAGTATATATTCGGGATTGTAATTGGCGTCCTCGTTGCCAACTTTCTTTTCTCACCGATTTTAGTTGATGTCGTTTTTGGCGTGTTTCATTCTTTACTTGCTCTTTCCATTACGATTATTTCAGCGAAATTCATTAAAGGCATTATTAAAAGAATGTTGGTTAACACCGCAGTTTTCACAATTTTAATGATTATCATCGCTTATCAACTTAAAATTTTTGCAGATATACCAGATTACAATGGAATCCCGTTTCTATCCGTGTATCTAATCCTTGCACTTGGTGAATTCATAATTATGGCGATTGGCGTGCCAATTATGTATGCATTGAATAAACGATTAGATTTCAAAAAACTTATTTAA